The Paenibacillus antri nucleotide sequence AACGGACGACGTCGTTCGAATTGACCGCCCAGGATTCCGGCACCGCGGACAAGCCGATCGTGTATACGAGTTATCCGGGCGAAACGGCGACGTTTTCGGGCGGAAAGAGGCTCAGCCCGTCGTTGTTCGCGCCGGTCGCCGATTCGTCGATCCTGTCGCGGCTGCCGCAGGAAGGACGGGGGCATGTGCTGCAGGCGAACCTCGCGTCGATCGGTCTGAACGCAAGCCATTTCGGCGTATACAAGGCGCACGGGTTCTCGCGGCAAGTCGATCCGGCCCCGCTTGAACTGTTTATTGACGACGAAGCGCAGACGCTCGCCCGTTATCCGAACGAAGGCAAGCTGCCGATCGTGTCGGTCGTCAACCGAGGGTCGGATCCACGCGGCGGCAATTACGCCAACATCGGCGGCACGTTCAACTATTACAACGGAGTGATCGGCGACGAGCGGCCCGACCGGTGGACGACGGCGACGGAAGCGGTCATTTTCGGCTATTTCTACTGGGGATTTTCGGAAGACAACATTCCCGTACAATCGATCGATCCCGCAGCCAATACGATTACCCTGGCCAAACCCCATCTGTACGGGCTCATCGACAACACGCAGTTGAACACGAACACGCATCGTTACTATGCGTTCAATTTACTGGAGGAGATCGACATGCCGGGCGAATATTTTTTGGATCGCGGAAACGGCATTTTATACGTGTATCCGAAACGGCCGCTCGCCGGCGCGAAAATCCAGGTGTCCGTCATGGAAGCGCCGCTGTTCGCCCTGGAAGGCGTGTCGCATGTCGAAGTGAGCCGGTTCGTCTTCGAAGTCGGCCGCGGCATGGGACTATACATGGAAGGCGGTGAGCACAACAAAATTGCAGGCAACACGTTTCGCCATTTCGGCACGGTGGCCGTTTCGGTCGGCCAAGGCGCGTTGGGACCGGACCGAGACGTACAGCCGTACGTGGCCACGCCGGCCCCGCGCGTCATCGGCGGAATGCGGGAACATTTGCACGAGTTCTATATGGGCAACCATACGGCATGGAATCGGCTCGGAGGCACGAACCATCAGATTGTCAGCAACGACGTGTACGGAACCGGAGCGGGCGGCATCTACATCGACGGAGGCGACAGGAAGACGCTCATGCCCGGCAACCATAACGTCGAGAACAACCGGATCACGAACTTCAACCGCAGGGACCTCATGCTCAAAGCGGGCATCGTGATGACGGGCGTCGGAAACCGGATCGCGAACAACAAAATTTATGAATCGCCGGCCAACGCGATTCTGCTGCATGGGAACAACCATATGATCGAGAAAAACGAAATGCATCACCTCCTCTACGGGGTGGATGACACGGGAGCCGTTACGATGGGGCGCAATCAGGGAGAAGCCGGCAATGTCATTCGCCATAATTATTTTCACCATCTGGACTCGTCGGTCGGAAGTTTCGGCGTGCAGGGCGTGTTTCTCGACGACGGGACGAGCAACCAGACCGTATTCGGCAACTACTTCTATCAGGTGCCCTCGTCCGTCAAGTTGCACGGCGGCAAGCACAATACGATCGCCAACAATATTTTTATCGACGGGACGTCTTCCATCACCTTGTGGCTTTGGACCATGGACAACTGGAAATCGCGCATCAACGAAAGTTTTATGCGGGCCCGGCTTCTGAACAGCAATCCCGCTTCCGATCTCGGCGTCAACATTTTGGCCCCGCCGTACAGCACCCAGTATCCAACCCTGGCGACCTACTTCGCCGGCAATCCGCCGGTGCCGACGGACGTGCCGATCGAGAGCAACGTCATCACGAACAACGTCTCGTACCGGATGTTCCGCGTGCTGAACGGAATCGAGCAGTACACGTTGCCGTCCGGCGGCGTCAACAAGTCGTATACGGTCGATCCCGGTTTCGTAAACGCGGCGGCCGGAAACTTTGCGCTCGCAAACAACGCGGTCGTCTATCAAGACATTCCGCAGTTCCAGCCGATCCCGTTTGCGGAAATCGGCTTGAAGACGGATGCGTACCGGACGTCGCTGACCGGCGAACCGGTCGTGTGGGAATATTGGACCGGCGTCGCCGGCACGTCCGTCGCCGACATTCCCGTGAACGCGGAACCGTCCGGATGGATGCCGCTCGGCAAACTCGAAGGACCGACGAACTGGGGGAGCGACTACGGCGCCCGCGTCCGCGGCTATATTACGCCGCCGGCCAGCGGTTCGTACACGTTTTATATCTCGGGCGACGACAACGCAGAGTTCTGGCTCAGTTCGGACGCGAACCCGGCGAACAAGGCAAAAATCGCCCTCGTCACCGGCTGGACGACTCAGCGGTTCTGGACGAAATACGACGCCCAGCGATCTCGCGCCGTCAACCTGACAGCCGGGCAAAAATACTATTTCGAAGTGCTGCACAAGGAAGCGGCCGGCGGCGATTATATGGCGGCCGGCTGGACGGGACCGGGCATCCCGAACGTCACCGTCATCCCGGGCAGCGCCTTGACGCCGTACAAGGGGCCGGGCGCCGTCGTGCGCGAGCAATGGAGCGGCGTCGCCGGCACGGCCGTATCGGCGATTCCGCTGAACGCGCCCGTATCGGCCGTGTCAACGCTGACGAGCCTGGAGGGGCCGGACGTCGGCCACAACTACGGCGCGCGCGTGCGCGGCTACATCGTGCCGCCGGCGAGCGGATCGTACACGTTGTACGTGTCCGGGGACGACAATGCCGAATTGTGGCTGAGCACGGACGCGAGTCCGCTGAACAAGACGCGCATCGCCCGCGTGCCCGGCTGGACGAACCCAAGGCAATGGAACAAGTACCCGGAGCAGCAGGCGGCCGCTCGCAACCTGGTGGCCGGCCAGCGGTATTACGTCGAAATCCTGCACAAGCAGGCAACGGGCGGCGGGCATGTCGCAGTCGGCTGGTCGGGTCCGGGACTCGCCGGCATTGCCGTCGTGAACGGCGACGCGCTGTTGCCGTACAACCCGTCCGGCAACGTCACGCTGGAGTATTGGACCGGCGTGGCGGGCAACACGGTCGCCCAGATTCCGGTCGGTACGACGCCGGCGGGCACGGCGCCGCTCGGCCGGCTGGAGACGCCCGTAAACTGGACCGACCAATACGGCATGCGCATCCGCGGCTACATCACGCCGTTCGCGGACGGAGCGTACACGTTGTA carries:
- a CDS encoding PA14 domain-containing protein; amino-acid sequence: MNFRKFQSILVAALLFALVFPAVPGLEFGGAQVASANPGLALHVATTGSDTTGTGTIDAPYATLEKARDRIRQVKSATGLPAGGVVVYVRGGEYERTTSFELTAQDSGTADKPIVYTSYPGETATFSGGKRLSPSLFAPVADSSILSRLPQEGRGHVLQANLASIGLNASHFGVYKAHGFSRQVDPAPLELFIDDEAQTLARYPNEGKLPIVSVVNRGSDPRGGNYANIGGTFNYYNGVIGDERPDRWTTATEAVIFGYFYWGFSEDNIPVQSIDPAANTITLAKPHLYGLIDNTQLNTNTHRYYAFNLLEEIDMPGEYFLDRGNGILYVYPKRPLAGAKIQVSVMEAPLFALEGVSHVEVSRFVFEVGRGMGLYMEGGEHNKIAGNTFRHFGTVAVSVGQGALGPDRDVQPYVATPAPRVIGGMREHLHEFYMGNHTAWNRLGGTNHQIVSNDVYGTGAGGIYIDGGDRKTLMPGNHNVENNRITNFNRRDLMLKAGIVMTGVGNRIANNKIYESPANAILLHGNNHMIEKNEMHHLLYGVDDTGAVTMGRNQGEAGNVIRHNYFHHLDSSVGSFGVQGVFLDDGTSNQTVFGNYFYQVPSSVKLHGGKHNTIANNIFIDGTSSITLWLWTMDNWKSRINESFMRARLLNSNPASDLGVNILAPPYSTQYPTLATYFAGNPPVPTDVPIESNVITNNVSYRMFRVLNGIEQYTLPSGGVNKSYTVDPGFVNAAAGNFALANNAVVYQDIPQFQPIPFAEIGLKTDAYRTSLTGEPVVWEYWTGVAGTSVADIPVNAEPSGWMPLGKLEGPTNWGSDYGARVRGYITPPASGSYTFYISGDDNAEFWLSSDANPANKAKIALVTGWTTQRFWTKYDAQRSRAVNLTAGQKYYFEVLHKEAAGGDYMAAGWTGPGIPNVTVIPGSALTPYKGPGAVVREQWSGVAGTAVSAIPLNAPVSAVSTLTSLEGPDVGHNYGARVRGYIVPPASGSYTLYVSGDDNAELWLSTDASPLNKTRIARVPGWTNPRQWNKYPEQQAAARNLVAGQRYYVEILHKQATGGGHVAVGWSGPGLAGIAVVNGDALLPYNPSGNVTLEYWTGVAGNTVAQIPVGTTPAGTAPLGRLETPVNWTDQYGMRIRGYITPFADGAYTLYIASDDYSELWLSTDDQPGNKVLIASVTDWTNPLQWNKYASQQSAPVQLVAGKRYYIEVLHKEGANDDHVEVGWTGLGTGTITVIPGTVLSHYLP